In Lates calcarifer isolate ASB-BC8 linkage group LG15, TLL_Latcal_v3, whole genome shotgun sequence, one genomic interval encodes:
- the LOC108887353 gene encoding lymphocyte activation gene 3 protein produces the protein MMLLECFIFGMIAFLMTGAHCEVTEVFAEAGSQAVLPCKCSSTSPVPSAIIWSKANKGTVWRKQKSGLQYWGSSWAQKGASRVRCPHSLFEKGDYSLQINDVREEDGGLYSCSLECGNQVTENKVMLRIITVSVSPLIPVWGRDVSVTCNVTPWPNGAAVQWMLNNSPFARQSGTTLRTVTPQNVVKERATARLTGNWTCLVHYMWKEGQASASLSVKGIIQPPDDNTKVYAAVGSTVALPCVFSHDLVPSSLVWEKLQPGSRSKPVFSRLPPSFSQSQPSQLPWDKSASLKEVELKDEGKYRCSGTIQGQRLARNMQLIVAKIDSSLSKKKDSVTLTCQLSDASEVTDYEWVHVTYDINGTQSVGSIQKGKTLNIDQGSEENWGEWTCRFSSKVGVLGNVTYQVQQMSGLSGQKSKGFSHNTATVVGLSFLLLVLLLILAQMYKNHQRRKRILQYPALETIVHTISNEREERERSRVKK, from the exons ATGATGTTGTTGGAGTGTTTCATCTTTGGGATGATTGCCTTTCTTATGACAG GAGCTCACTGTGAGGTAACAGAGGTCTTTGCTGAGGCAGGCTCTCAGGCTGTACTACCTTGTAAATGTAGCTCCACATCACCTGTTCCCTCTGCCATCATCTGGAGTAAAGCCAACAAAGG CACTGTTTGGCGGAAGCAAAAGAGCGGTCTGCAGTACTGGGGGTCTAGCTGGGCACAGAAAGGGGCCTCGCGCGTACGATGCCCCCACTCCCTATTTGAAAAAGGCGATTACAGCCTGCAAATCAACGATGTGAGGGAGGAGGACGGAGGCCTTTACTCCTGCAGCTTGGAGTGTGGAAACCAGGTCACTGAAAATAAGGTCATGCTCAGAATCATTACAG TATCCGTCTCTCCATTGATTCCTGTATGGGGGAGAGATGTTTCAGTCACTTGTAATGTGACTCCTTGGCCTAATGGGGCTGCTGTCCAGTGGATGTTGAACAATAGCCCATTTGCACGTCAATCTGGGACCACCTTAAGAACAGTCACTCCTCAAAATGTTGTGAAGGAGAGGGCAACTGCAAGGCTAACAGGAAACTGGACCTGTTTGGTGCACTACATGTGGAAAGAGGGGCAAGCTTCAGCATCTCTGTCTGTGAAAG GAATCATCCAACCACCCGATGACAACACCAAGGTGTACGCTGCTGTGGGATCTACAGTCGCACTCCCCTGTGTCTTCTCCCATGATTTAGTCCCCTCCTCACTAGTCTGGGAGAAACTGCAACCTGGGTCTCGATCTAAACCTGTTTTCAGTcgccttcctccctctttctctcaatCTCAGCCCTCTCAGCTGCCCTGGGATAAGTCTGCCAGTTTGAAAGAGGTTGAATTAAAGGATGAGGGCAAGTACAGATGCTCTGGGACCATACAAGGACAAAGACTGGCTAGAAATATGCAACTCATCGTCGCCAAAA ttgaCAGCAGCCTGTCGAAGAAAAAAgactctgtgactctgactTGCCAACTGTCCGACGCAAGTGAAGTCACTGACTATGAATGGGTTCATGTGACCTACGACATCAATGGCACCCAGTCAGTTGGGTCCATCCAGAAGGGGAAGACTCTGAATATTGACCAGGGGTCTGAGGAGAACTGGGGGGAATGGACATGTCGGTTCTCCAGCAAAGTTGGCGTTCTGGGAAACGTAACATACCAAGTTCAACAGATGA GTGGTCTGAGTGGACAAAAATCAAAAGGTTTCTCACATAACACCGCCACCGTGGTTGGGCTCAGCTTTCTTCTCCTTGTTCTGCTGCTGATTCTGGCTCAGATGTATAAGAACCACCAAAGG AGGAAAAGGATCCTTCAGTACCCTGCGTTGGAGACGATTGTTCACACCATCTCCAATGAgcgggaggagagagaaaggagccgagtgaaaaaataa
- the plekhg6 gene encoding uncharacterized protein plekhg6 — protein sequence MDSAKPSLSSKAPNVNNGGGNESQLEDGSVPWRDGVDGERQRDSESREADVSDGTSAAAEINHHHKGSADKNKFGTVGYQRRTKQKVVTDFSTLSKGTSAGAKPRAALRQVLFSQGVSDKNPASEERGQLDVLKQDLQAYAVPVSLKWRWKEESLGTTLEKNWTEIVDSHATMSKMQRHQQEALWEFVHTELTYINKLIIIKDLVIAALVNLHQHGFLQEVTPELLFSNLPSILSAHQLFWQEVIYPMLHDVRRTGKPFDPMRLEAGCLQFHERFSSYKHYCWEEENNLEFTRRQMESNPHFLTYVQWVETHPQCERMRLGDMQAKPHQRITKYSLLLQAVLKNTPDSQVQQILRGMLSSVNSFLESINDYLRLKDEELALSISAQRVEGYEVEGINEEIDKHVREICQFDLTCPIRGVGPEVVRRLLLEENLKIRDRKDSKLEVVALLFSDVLLMTKVPKKGERLRVVRPPLALDKTSCIALKDGCSFVLVEVGELQSTMNVYIFAASSPERCSTWVSTIHQAKETLMNLRQMERNRQLENWKIQQEAKPITEAKTDDMETEEEPLIQSRGSFVDELTEELAIPQSINGILSSKEAEAQYEPADDMATNITGPPFWQSQPNDKPSNSNRKSVRRSVAGRQQAVKGYEWIEMGVRGDQDGHHGEEEEKIAESPLTNERWVNFNHRTQSAPNLDLFMSNTAADPFRYNTIGPHNLLLGGLPDVDYPTDEESTLQLPYQPTMSQERPEFQRPPGEGGISTRRNSQYIGRNSSYSQSGDMEIFPEAWVISKNLKSPGLRRRRPVTIHEGPSSQTSKQVFQGSGDTWAASNNSSSNSDSDYNMNMKRNSLPSGQSSDSHRVLKLGSLKPNQGMFWYMHDRVSPDPQTLSEPELPDLNFHGKRPKIKTQRSASIPNIVIEGGHGPRLHSSSLYTLPQERDTPFPMSGQYPNGHPSPLEGLLERAKGRQKERDGLKREQNLKVSNLRSRYPPPSPSFSTTPSPSPSEGDRDTEWEEVHLVRRRALTVSKGWKEQLVDGDEDDNRNSVIFTEGVNVDWPGWCFDDDEVMDHLHPGGEGLLEGISRSLTYLDIHEFPEQEDGECSQV from the exons CGGCGGACCAAGCAGAAAGTTGTGACTGACTTTTCAACACTGAGTAAAGGAACGTCTGCAGGAGCCAAGCCCAGAGCGGCACTGAGACAGGTCCTGTTCAGCCAGGGAGTGTCTGACAAGAACCCAGCGTCTGAG GAGCGAGGTCAGCTGGATGTGTTAAAGCAGGATCTGCAGGCCTACGCTGTGCCAGTCAGTCTAAAGTGGAGATGGAAGGAGGAGAGTCTGGGAACAACACTCGAGAAGAACTGGACGGAGATAGTTGACTCTCATGCA ACCATGTCTAAGATGCAGAGACACCAACAGGAGGCGCTGTGGGAGTTTGTTCACACTGAGCTCACCTACATCAACAAGCTGATTATCATCAAAGAT TTGGTTATTGCAGCCCTTGTCAACCTTCATCAGCATGGATTTCTCCAGGAG GTGACCCCTGAGCTGCTTTTCTCCAACCTCCCTTCCATCCTCAGTGCACACCAGCTGTTCTGGCAGGAGGTGATTTATCCCATGTTACATGATGTCCGGAGGACAGGCAAGCCCTTTGACCCCATGAGATTAGAGGCTGGTTGCCTGCAG TTCCATGAGCGTTTCTCCTCCTATAAGCATTACTGCtgggaggaggaaaacaatCTCGAGTTCACGCGCAGGCAGATGGAGAGCAACCCACATTTCCTCACTTATGTTCAG TGGGTAGAGACTCACCCTCAGTGTGAGCGGATGCGGCTTGGGGACATGCAGGCCAAACCTCATCAAAGGATCACAAAATACTCACTGTTGCTCCAAGCTGTGCTCAAAAACACCCCAGACTCTCAGGTGCAGCAGATACTCAGAGGCATG TTGTCCAGTGTGAACAGTTTCTTGGAGAGTATTAATGACTACCTGAGGCTGAAAGATGAGGAGCtcgctctctccatctctgctcagAGGGTGGAGGGATATGAGGTGGAGGGAATAAATGAAGAAATTGACAAG CACGTCAGAGAGATCTGCCAGTTTGACCTGACGTGCCCCATCAGAGGAGTGGGTCCTGAAGTTGTACGtaggctgctgctggaggagaactTGAAGATTCGGGACAGAAAAGACAGCAAG CTGGAGGTGGTGGCTCTACTTTTCTCAGATGTGCTTCTAATGACCAAAGTCCCAAAGAAAGGAGAGCGGCTGAGAGTGGTTCGACCTCCTCTGGCCCTGGACAAAACTTCTTGCATAGCACTGAAAGATGGCT GTTCATTTGTTCTCGTGGAGGTGGGTGAACTTCAGAGTACTATGAATGTCTACATATTTGCAGCCAGCTCCCCAGAGAGATGTTCTACATGGGTCTCCACGATCCACCAGGCAAAG GAAACACTGATGAACctgagacagatggagagaaacagacaacTTGAAAATTGGAAAATCCAGCAGGAGGCCAAACCTATTACAGAAGCCAAGACAGATGATatggagacagaagaagaaCCTCTTATACAATCAAGAGGAAGTTTTGTCGATGAGCTTACTGAGGAACTTGCTATCCCCCAGTCAATAAATGGGATATTGTCATCCAAAGAGGCAGAGGCACAGTATGAACCTGCAGATGATATGGCCACTAACATTACTGGACCACCTTTTTGGCAATCCCAGCCCAATGACAAGCCCAGCAACAGTAATCGTAAATCAGTTCGTAGGAGCGTTGCTGGTCGCCAACAAGCAGTGAAAGGATATGAATGGATAGAAATGGGGGTGAGAGGAGATCAAGATGGACAccatggagaagaagaagagaaaatagcTGAGTCTCCGTTGACAAATGAGCGATGGGTGAACTTTAATCACAGGACACAGTCTGCCCCTAATCTGGATCTTTTCATGTCTAATACTGCTGCAGATCCATTTAGATACAATACAATTGGGCCGCACAATCTTTTACTAGGTGGATTACCAGATGTTGACTATCCAACAGACGAAGAGAGCACTTTACAACTTCCTTACCAACCAACAATGTCCCAGGAGAGGCCTGAGTTTCAAAGACCACCAGGAGAAGGAGGAATATCAACAAGGAGAAATTCCCAGTACATCGGGAGAAATTCCAGCTACAGCCAGTCTGGAGACATGGAGATATTTCCAGAGGCTTGGGTGATCTCAAAAAATTTGAAGTCGCCAGGGTTACGGAGGAGGAGGCCAGTTACCATCCATGAGGGCCCCTCAAGTCAGACATCCAAGCAGGTCTTCCAGGGCTCGGGAGACACTTGGGCTGCTTCAAATAACTCTTCCTCCAACTCTGACTCTGACTacaacatgaacatgaagaGAAACTCTCTTCCCTCTGGCCAAAGCTCAGATTCACACCGGGTGCTCAAACTGGGCTCCCTGAAGCCCAACCAAGGCATGTTTTGGTACATGCATGATAGAGTCTCCCCAGATCCCCAAACATTGTCTGAGCCTGAGCTGCCTGATCTGAACTTTCATGGCAAAAGGCCCAAAATTAAAACTCAAAGGAGTGCTTCAATTCCTAATATTGTAATTGAGGGAGGGCATGGACCTCGTCTGCACTCCAGTAGCTTGTATACTTTACCCCAAGAAAGAGATACACCTTTTCCCATGTCAGGACAATATCCCAATGGACACCCCTCACCTCTGGAAGGCCTTCTGGAAAGAGCCAAAGGGAGACAGAAGGAGCGAGATGGATTAAAGAGAGAACAAAACCTGAAAGTATCCAATTTGAGGTCAAGAtatcctcctccttccccctcaTTTTCCACCACTCCTTCACCGTCGCCcagtgaaggagacagagacacagagtggGAGGAGGTGCACCTCGTAAGACGCAGAGCCCTCACAGTGAGTAAAGGATGGAAAGAGCAGCTGGTAGATGGCGATGAAGATGATAACAGGAACAG tgtTATCTTTACAGAGGGTGTAAATGTGGACTGGCCAGGCTGGTGCTTTGACGATGATGAAGTCATGGACCATTTGCACCCTGGAGGTGAAGGGCTTCTGGAGGGCATCAGCCGATCTTTGACCTATTTGGATATTCATGAATTTCCAGAGCAAGAAGACGGGGAGTGTAGTCAGGTGTAG